The following are encoded in a window of Congzhengia minquanensis genomic DNA:
- a CDS encoding VOC family protein: MKYQCPLLAVKDLEVSKQFYKEVLGLKIILDFGANVTLTGGVALQTIETWSEFLQKGQDEIRFCGNDTEICFEEDDFDGFIKKLEALGSITYVHPVFEHRWGQRVVRFYDPDGHIIEVGENMKLVCKRFLNSGMTVEETAQRMDVPVKYVKANAK, translated from the coding sequence ATGAAATATCAGTGTCCGCTTTTAGCGGTAAAAGATTTAGAGGTTTCGAAACAATTTTATAAAGAGGTGCTTGGTTTAAAGATAATTTTAGATTTCGGCGCCAACGTGACCTTAACAGGCGGGGTGGCACTGCAGACCATAGAAACCTGGTCGGAATTTTTGCAGAAGGGCCAAGATGAAATTCGGTTTTGTGGTAACGACACGGAAATCTGCTTTGAAGAAGACGATTTTGACGGATTTATAAAAAAGCTGGAAGCATTAGGCTCCATCACCTATGTGCATCCCGTGTTCGAGCACCGGTGGGGACAGCGGGTGGTGCGGTTTTACGACCCGGACGGGCATATTATTGAAGTAGGCGAAAACATGAAGCTTGTGTGCAAACGGTTTTTAAACAGCGGCATGACCGTAGAGGAAACCGCACAACGTATGGATGTACCTGTAAAATATGTGAAAGCAAACGCAAAATAA
- a CDS encoding RrF2 family transcriptional regulator: MLVSTKGRYALRVMIDLAENSTGGFIPLKDIAGRQDISEKYLENIISMLTKAGMLEGLRGKGGGYKLTQTPEHYTVGSILKVTEGSLAPVSCLAEDSNSCKNASDCKTLPMWKRLDKMIDDFFEGITLADIAFPNHGGGDYVI; encoded by the coding sequence ATGCTGGTTTCGACGAAAGGGCGCTATGCGCTGCGGGTAATGATTGATTTGGCGGAAAACAGCACAGGCGGGTTTATTCCGCTGAAAGACATTGCAGGCAGACAGGATATTTCGGAAAAATATTTAGAAAACATTATTTCCATGCTGACCAAGGCGGGGATGCTGGAAGGGCTTCGCGGCAAAGGCGGCGGCTATAAGCTGACTCAGACGCCGGAGCATTACACCGTGGGCAGCATTTTAAAAGTAACTGAGGGATCGTTAGCGCCGGTGAGCTGTTTGGCGGAGGACTCGAACAGCTGCAAAAACGCATCGGACTGCAAAACCCTGCCCATGTGGAAGCGTCTGGACAAAATGATTGACGATTTTTTTGAGGGAATTACCTTAGCCGATATTGCCTTTCCTAACCACGGTGGCGGCGACTATGTGATTTAA
- the mutY gene encoding A/G-specific adenine glycosylase — MEETIKKQIARLPEALLAWYEKNARPLPWRETTDPYRVWLSEIMLQQTRVEAVKQYYTRFLNDLPTISALAAAPDDQLFKLWEGLGYYTRAKNLKKAAITIVEKFGGVFPQTYEDILSLPGVGDYTAGAVASICFNLPTPAVDGNVLRVVTRITELFAPIHQPAVKKEISRALAACYPKGRCGDFTQSLMELGATVCIPNGAPNCSVCPANGFCRAHANGTQLALPVRPAKAARKKEKRTVFLLKCGGKIALNKRPEQGLLAGMWELPNVLGALTVNQAASMLEEEGFAPANILQSAKRKHIFTHIEWDMTCYCFRVKNNVNSLIWVTQDQLLNEIALPTAFKKFLELI; from the coding sequence ATGGAAGAAACAATAAAAAAACAAATTGCCCGCCTGCCGGAAGCACTGCTGGCCTGGTATGAAAAAAATGCCCGGCCCCTGCCCTGGCGGGAAACGACCGACCCCTACCGCGTGTGGCTTTCAGAAATTATGCTTCAGCAAACGCGGGTTGAGGCCGTAAAACAATATTACACAAGGTTTTTAAATGACCTGCCCACCATATCCGCTTTGGCTGCCGCGCCGGACGATCAGCTTTTTAAGCTGTGGGAGGGGCTGGGCTATTATACCCGGGCAAAAAACTTAAAAAAGGCCGCAATTACCATTGTGGAAAAGTTCGGCGGCGTGTTTCCGCAAACGTATGAAGACATTTTGTCCCTGCCGGGCGTGGGGGACTATACCGCCGGAGCGGTGGCGTCAATCTGCTTTAATCTTCCCACCCCCGCGGTGGACGGCAATGTGCTGCGGGTAGTTACGCGGATCACCGAGCTGTTTGCCCCCATTCACCAGCCCGCCGTGAAAAAGGAAATTTCCCGCGCGCTGGCGGCCTGCTATCCTAAGGGCCGCTGCGGCGATTTTACGCAAAGCCTCATGGAGCTTGGCGCAACGGTATGTATCCCCAACGGCGCGCCAAACTGCTCTGTGTGCCCGGCAAACGGCTTTTGCAGGGCACATGCAAACGGCACCCAGCTTGCGCTTCCTGTCCGTCCGGCAAAAGCCGCACGAAAAAAGGAAAAACGCACGGTGTTCTTGCTGAAATGCGGCGGAAAAATTGCGTTAAACAAACGGCCGGAGCAAGGGCTTTTGGCCGGCATGTGGGAATTGCCCAACGTTTTGGGCGCACTGACTGTGAATCAGGCCGCGTCAATGCTGGAAGAGGAGGGATTTGCTCCGGCGAATATTTTGCAGTCTGCAAAGCGCAAGCACATTTTTACCCACATTGAATGGGACATGACGTGCTACTGCTTTAGGGTAAAAAACAATGTAAACTCCCTTATCTGGGTAACGCAAGACCAGCTTTTAAACGAAATTGCACTGCCCACAGCCTTTAAAAAATTTTTAGAACTGATTTAG